In a genomic window of Agarivorans albus:
- a CDS encoding fumarate reductase subunit C → MSKRKPYERKMGATWWLKNTFHTKYIIREGSSLVIAIYSFVLLFGLFRLSQGAEAFNGWLDAMSQPGWVVFHLLSLAWTLYHSITWFSLAPKAANIWLGQKRVPDSWIVSGMYGALAVISLAGLILVLI, encoded by the coding sequence ATGAGCAAACGTAAACCTTATGAACGTAAGATGGGTGCAACTTGGTGGCTCAAAAATACTTTTCATACCAAGTACATCATCCGTGAAGGCTCAAGCCTAGTGATTGCCATTTACAGCTTTGTATTGCTGTTTGGTCTATTTCGTTTAAGCCAAGGGGCCGAGGCCTTTAACGGTTGGCTAGATGCAATGAGCCAACCAGGCTGGGTAGTATTTCACTTACTTAGCCTTGCCTGGACGCTTTATCACAGCATTACCTGGTTTAGCTTAGCCCCTAAAGCCGCCAACATTTGGCTAGGCCAAAAGCGCGTACCCGACAGCTGGATAGTAAGTGGAATGTACGGCGCTTTGGCTGTGATTAGCTTAGCTGGCTTAATCTTGGTTTTGATTTAG
- a CDS encoding succinate dehydrogenase/fumarate reductase iron-sulfur subunit, with translation MAETMKIDILRYRPESDHEPVWQSYDVPYTREMSLLEALAYIKDELDPTLSYRWSCRMAICGSCGMMVDGVPKLGCKTFLRDYPNGMKVEALANFPIERDLVVDMSDFIEKLEAIKPYIINDNPRALEDGCHTQSPKQMAQYRQFSMCINCGLCYAACPQYGLDKSFTGPAALALLHRYNQDSRDAGKAERMKIVNAEEGAWGCTFVGYCSKVCPKDVDPAAAIQLGKVDSAKDYVIAMFKPGE, from the coding sequence ATGGCCGAAACGATGAAAATCGATATTCTGCGCTACCGCCCAGAAAGCGACCACGAGCCGGTATGGCAGAGCTACGACGTTCCTTACACCCGCGAAATGTCGCTGCTAGAAGCCTTGGCTTACATTAAAGACGAACTTGACCCTACCCTTAGCTACCGCTGGTCTTGCCGCATGGCTATTTGTGGTAGCTGCGGCATGATGGTAGATGGCGTTCCTAAGTTAGGCTGTAAAACCTTCTTGCGTGATTACCCCAATGGCATGAAGGTAGAAGCGCTAGCAAACTTTCCCATCGAACGTGATTTAGTGGTAGACATGAGCGACTTCATTGAGAAGTTAGAAGCCATAAAACCTTACATCATCAACGATAATCCACGCGCTTTAGAAGATGGCTGTCACACCCAATCACCTAAGCAAATGGCGCAATATCGTCAATTCTCGATGTGCATTAACTGTGGCCTTTGTTACGCGGCATGTCCGCAATATGGCTTAGACAAATCTTTCACTGGACCGGCTGCACTCGCACTATTACACCGCTACAACCAAGACAGCCGTGACGCAGGCAAGGCCGAGCGAATGAAAATAGTCAACGCTGAAGAAGGCGCATGGGGCTGTACCTTTGTGGGTTACTGCTCAAAAGTCTGTCCGAAAGACGTCGATCCGGCCGCCGCTATTCAACTCGGCAAAGTAGATAGCGCTAAAGACTATGTGATAGCCATGTTCAAGCCAGGAGAGTAA
- the frdA gene encoding fumarate reductase (quinol) flavoprotein subunit, which translates to MEVIKTDVAIVGAGGAGLRAAIEVAEQHPELEVALISKVYPMRSHTVAAEGGAAGVAQDHDSFDNHFNDTVSGGDWLCEQDVVDFFVERAPKELTQLEHWGCPWSRRPDGSVNVRRFGGMKIERTWFAADKSGFHILHTLFQTSTKYPSIKRYDEHFVLDLVVEDGQVKGVIALDIAEGVAKLIQAKSVIIATGGAGRVYRFNTNGGIVTGDGMALAYRHGVALRDMEFVQYHPTGLPGSGILMTEGCRGEGGILTNKDGYRYLQDYGLGPETPVGEPKNKYMELGPRDRLSQCFWQEAQLGRTIEGPNGDYVNLDLTHLGEDYLLERLPFICELAKAYMGVDPVKEPIPVRPTVHYTMGGIETDGRCATSLKGLYAAGECSSVGLHGANRLGSNSLTEITVFGQVAGESAARNAIVSEHSDSASLLEQAEQTLAKYQALKSNQGDEKTSDIRNELGRTMEAGVGIYRTAETMQQTIDKIAELKQRYKNIKLVDDSEVFNTEWLYAVELGYLLDVAEAMAVSAINRKESRGSHQRIDGYEQRDDVNFLKHTLANYRPDSAPEISYSDVKITKSQPAERVYGAAADAQEAAKKQAEAN; encoded by the coding sequence GTGGAAGTAATCAAAACTGATGTCGCCATTGTTGGCGCTGGGGGCGCAGGTTTACGCGCCGCCATTGAAGTTGCAGAACAACACCCCGAGTTAGAAGTAGCATTAATTTCAAAAGTATATCCAATGCGCAGCCACACCGTTGCCGCAGAGGGTGGTGCTGCAGGTGTAGCTCAAGATCACGATAGCTTTGATAACCACTTTAACGACACCGTATCGGGTGGCGATTGGTTGTGTGAACAAGACGTGGTGGACTTTTTTGTTGAGCGCGCTCCCAAAGAACTTACTCAACTAGAGCACTGGGGTTGCCCTTGGTCACGTCGTCCCGACGGCAGTGTAAACGTACGCCGTTTTGGTGGCATGAAAATCGAGCGAACTTGGTTTGCAGCCGATAAAAGTGGCTTCCACATTCTTCATACCTTGTTTCAAACTTCAACCAAGTATCCCAGCATTAAGCGCTACGACGAGCATTTTGTGCTCGACCTAGTCGTAGAAGACGGCCAAGTAAAAGGGGTTATCGCCTTAGATATCGCCGAAGGCGTAGCCAAGCTTATTCAAGCTAAGTCGGTGATTATTGCCACTGGCGGTGCAGGTCGCGTTTATCGCTTTAATACCAACGGCGGCATTGTGACTGGTGACGGTATGGCCCTAGCTTATCGTCATGGCGTAGCACTGCGTGATATGGAGTTTGTCCAATATCACCCTACTGGTTTACCCGGCTCAGGCATTTTAATGACCGAGGGCTGTCGTGGTGAAGGCGGCATTCTTACCAACAAAGATGGCTACCGTTACTTACAAGACTACGGCCTAGGGCCAGAAACGCCAGTTGGCGAACCTAAAAACAAATACATGGAGCTAGGGCCTCGAGACCGTTTAAGCCAGTGCTTTTGGCAAGAAGCGCAACTTGGCCGAACCATTGAAGGGCCAAATGGCGACTACGTAAACCTCGACCTTACTCACTTAGGCGAAGACTACTTACTAGAACGCTTACCGTTTATTTGCGAATTGGCAAAAGCCTATATGGGCGTAGACCCCGTTAAAGAGCCGATTCCAGTGCGCCCAACCGTGCACTACACCATGGGCGGTATTGAAACCGACGGCCGTTGTGCCACATCACTAAAAGGCTTATATGCCGCAGGTGAATGTTCATCAGTTGGCTTGCATGGCGCTAACCGTTTAGGCTCTAACTCACTCACCGAAATAACCGTATTTGGTCAGGTGGCGGGCGAATCAGCAGCACGCAATGCCATTGTGAGTGAGCATAGCGACAGTGCTTCATTGCTTGAGCAAGCAGAGCAAACTCTGGCTAAGTACCAAGCCTTAAAATCGAATCAAGGTGATGAAAAAACCTCAGACATTCGCAACGAGTTAGGTCGTACCATGGAAGCTGGTGTGGGCATTTACCGCACCGCAGAAACCATGCAACAAACCATCGATAAAATTGCCGAGCTAAAACAGCGCTACAAAAACATTAAGTTGGTAGACGACAGCGAAGTGTTTAATACCGAATGGCTCTACGCTGTAGAACTTGGTTACTTATTAGACGTAGCCGAAGCGATGGCTGTCTCGGCGATTAACCGCAAAGAGAGCCGCGGCTCGCACCAGCGTATTGATGGTTATGAGCAGCGTGATGATGTGAATTTCCTTAAACACACTTTAGCTAATTACCGCCCTGACAGTGCACCAGAGATTAGCTACAGCGATGTGAAGATCACCAAATCTCAACCTGCCGAACGTGTTTACGGCGCAGCCGCCGATGCCCAAGAAGCAGCCAAAAAACAAGCGGAGGCAAATTAA
- the epmA gene encoding elongation factor P--(R)-beta-lysine ligase, with amino-acid sequence MSETLWQPSASIQTLQQRAKIINKIRCFFAKREVMEVDTPCLSQACVSDVHLHSFSTTLSGPAAPKTMPLYLQTSPEFHMKRLLAAGSGCIYQLAKAFRNEEAGRFHNPEFTMLEWYRIGFDHFALMDEMDELITEVLACNKAERLSYVEAFERHLGINPINASQAEFVAVAKRLSVEDLVVNEPDRDTILQLLFSLGVEPKIGQQRPCFVYHFPASQAALAKISAKDPQVAERFELYFKGIELANGFHELTDAKEQAARFAKDQQVRENMGLAAAQVDQHFLAALAAGLPACAGVALGIDRLLMLALGTPNIQAVQSFSVDRA; translated from the coding sequence ATGTCTGAAACACTTTGGCAACCCTCTGCAAGTATTCAAACACTTCAGCAAAGAGCAAAAATCATTAACAAAATCAGATGTTTTTTTGCCAAGCGTGAAGTGATGGAAGTAGACACACCTTGTTTAAGCCAGGCCTGCGTGAGTGACGTGCACTTGCATAGCTTCAGCACAACTTTGTCTGGGCCGGCTGCACCCAAAACCATGCCTTTGTATTTACAAACCTCGCCCGAGTTTCATATGAAGCGTTTATTAGCTGCTGGTAGTGGCTGCATTTATCAGCTGGCAAAAGCTTTTCGTAATGAAGAGGCTGGGCGTTTTCATAACCCAGAGTTCACTATGTTGGAGTGGTACCGTATTGGTTTTGACCATTTTGCCTTAATGGATGAAATGGATGAGTTAATCACCGAGGTCTTGGCTTGTAATAAGGCAGAGCGTTTAAGCTATGTTGAAGCCTTTGAGCGACACCTTGGTATCAATCCCATCAATGCTAGCCAAGCTGAGTTTGTTGCTGTAGCTAAACGCCTATCGGTTGAAGATTTAGTGGTGAATGAGCCTGATCGAGACACCATTTTGCAGCTGTTATTTAGCTTGGGCGTTGAGCCTAAAATTGGCCAGCAGCGCCCTTGCTTTGTTTATCACTTTCCAGCATCACAAGCCGCGCTAGCTAAAATTTCAGCAAAAGACCCGCAAGTAGCAGAGCGCTTTGAGCTGTATTTTAAAGGCATAGAGTTAGCCAATGGCTTTCATGAACTCACCGACGCTAAGGAGCAAGCCGCGCGTTTTGCTAAAGACCAGCAGGTGCGGGAAAATATGGGCTTGGCTGCTGCGCAAGTGGATCAGCATTTTTTAGCTGCTTTAGCGGCAGGCCTCCCCGCTTGTGCAGGCGTTGCTCTAGGCATCGACCGCCTGTTGATGTTGGCATTAGGCACGCCTAACATTCAAGCGGTGCAAAGCTTTAGTGTAGACAGGGCGTAA
- a CDS encoding SLC13 family permease, producing the protein MAVQKHFKLLVCFIVPLLILALPTSAIPLPELTVVQHRIIAIFVLAALLWIFEPVPVFATSLLIITLELVLISNQGISAIVADTGPAPMGELLPYTSIFNAFSSPIIILFMGGFALAIGASKFELDNNLARVLLKPFGKRIPMIMLGIMLITAVFSMFMSNTATTVMMLAIVGPLIAAAPRNDLGMKGLILAIPVAANTGGIGTPIGTPPNAIALQYIPEGQITFASWMAFGIPFVIIQLAIGWFLLCKLYPSKTGVLELNLKGHFQRSTRAYIVYATFALTILLWLSTAWHGMNSYVVAIIPLAVFTLTGVIGKDDLKLFNWDVLWLVAGGIAMGMALEKSGLAAKIATSIDFASLPTLAVIVVLSIICVVMANFMSNTATANLIMPIAAAVATSLHGLDGDGGITTLLIIVALSASLGMMLPVSTPPNALAYSTGFIETKDLIKVGGIIGCTGLALLYVAMMIFL; encoded by the coding sequence ATGGCCGTGCAAAAACATTTCAAGCTGCTGGTTTGTTTTATTGTTCCCCTGTTAATACTGGCACTTCCCACTAGTGCCATTCCACTACCAGAGTTAACCGTGGTTCAACACCGTATCATTGCTATCTTTGTACTGGCGGCGCTGTTATGGATTTTTGAACCCGTGCCAGTGTTTGCTACTTCATTATTAATTATCACCTTGGAACTGGTGCTTATCTCTAATCAGGGAATTAGTGCCATTGTGGCCGATACTGGGCCAGCACCAATGGGTGAACTGCTGCCCTATACCAGTATATTTAATGCCTTTTCATCGCCAATTATCATCCTGTTTATGGGCGGCTTTGCTTTAGCGATTGGCGCATCTAAGTTTGAGCTAGACAACAACTTAGCCCGTGTACTTCTCAAGCCATTTGGCAAACGCATTCCAATGATCATGCTCGGCATTATGCTAATTACTGCCGTGTTCAGTATGTTTATGAGTAACACCGCTACCACCGTAATGATGCTGGCCATTGTAGGCCCCTTAATTGCCGCTGCGCCGCGTAATGACTTGGGCATGAAAGGCTTGATTTTAGCTATTCCAGTAGCGGCTAATACCGGTGGCATAGGTACTCCAATTGGTACGCCACCCAACGCCATTGCCCTGCAATATATTCCAGAGGGGCAAATTACCTTCGCTTCTTGGATGGCTTTTGGTATTCCTTTTGTGATTATTCAACTAGCAATTGGCTGGTTTTTGTTGTGCAAGCTCTATCCCTCAAAAACCGGTGTATTAGAGCTGAATCTGAAAGGCCATTTTCAACGAAGTACTCGCGCTTACATTGTGTATGCCACGTTTGCGCTCACTATCTTATTATGGCTAAGCACCGCGTGGCACGGCATGAACAGTTACGTGGTAGCAATTATTCCTTTAGCGGTGTTTACCTTAACGGGAGTCATTGGCAAAGACGATCTCAAGCTATTTAACTGGGACGTATTATGGTTAGTGGCCGGTGGTATTGCCATGGGTATGGCATTAGAAAAAAGTGGCTTAGCCGCCAAAATAGCTACATCTATCGACTTTGCTAGCCTGCCCACCTTAGCCGTAATTGTGGTGCTATCGATTATTTGTGTGGTGATGGCGAACTTTATGTCGAACACGGCCACCGCCAACTTAATTATGCCCATCGCGGCGGCAGTTGCCACCAGCTTGCATGGTTTGGATGGTGACGGCGGCATCACAACCCTACTAATTATTGTCGCCCTGTCGGCTTCCTTAGGCATGATGTTACCCGTTAGCACCCCGCCCAACGCCTTGGCTTACTCAACCGGCTTTATTGAAACCAAAGACTTAATAAAAGTAGGCGGGATTATTGGCTGTACCGGCTTGGCGCTACTGTATGTGGCTATGATGATATTCCTATAA
- the mscM gene encoding miniconductance mechanosensitive channel MscM, with protein sequence MTLSIFSRGFLVSLLFFCLAAQANVGGESHLKGLISSLDTQPSNLNTQQQQLIYEESLALLKEGNSYREKAKYYRGIINNFSRLRKEQQEQLNQYQAPVIENLAELNSNQLNEQLTIWQAKLSNTNSQIDELKQRQYRIDLDVSENHQRSGPLREQLNTVRAKLEQLEFGVLNEVEEAERVRAQVNEASLTAQLAMLELAAQSANHRNELLQLEISLLQRTQLAEKRIVESVKNRLSLEHRAEAQRLSDQLAFAAPELLNDPIVKNLVEQNQLLQTELSALFEQSEEIADLQEEVNDELEHIKLTFANFKEQVSWLKVTRSYGEYLREQISSLPKFKAVAPIEQQIIEVRISKHRHQNLLYTQRNQSQRKAQREFIATLNEEQARIFNKHLKLNQQLSDKYLLELDARLFELARLKLDYSKLNSQLNTINQEANQELFWTADVKAIDLSFFSDIRYSLIWLFSAQQYSQLSDAIAKLSWLWLGWLLLVAASVAYIYYLKKHWLKGYLQRIDSKTGNITRDKFSYTLANLLVSAVFATPVALFIGSVGFALMYEWESSFARDLGDALFNVAIVLWLFHLLQQFCQKNGLLNTHFKWPLVNISQAITLIRRVVYVSLPLVFILNLCILQTSQPAYSGLARLAFIALLLWVAYGFHSIYRIELPVNYHLDIFKAPQLAKKLIWGAAISIPLMAALASAAGFFATAFTVYWQVVLSFIIAAVFLLGYLLIHRWMLLQRRRIAFDRAKVRRAEMIAQRQSEEDDSSSSNEGVIDSIEEPVIDLDTISAQSLGLLRAALVLSLVLVLLLSWSEMTSAFSFLDNITLWESSSSRAGVATVDAITLRSLGSALLVFFFAVVLIRNLPGLLELMVLQHLSLNPGTGFAITTMINYMVILFSIFSGFGLLGIEWSKLQWLVAALTVGLGFGLQEIFANFISGLIILFEKPIRIGDTVTIRELTGTISNIETRATTIVDWDRKEIIVPNKAFITEQFINWSLTDPITRVVLMVQVKQGSDNQLVNKLLQEAVDANSLVLANPAPEIYFTEYTNNGMKFEMRVHVSEMRYRLPMTHELYTLINDKFKANNIEIAYPQLDISLNP encoded by the coding sequence ATGACTTTATCGATTTTCTCTCGCGGTTTCCTCGTATCGCTACTGTTCTTTTGCTTAGCGGCACAAGCAAACGTGGGCGGAGAATCTCATCTCAAAGGCTTAATCAGCTCGCTAGATACCCAGCCTAGCAACTTAAACACCCAGCAACAGCAACTCATCTATGAAGAATCCTTAGCGCTATTAAAAGAGGGCAATAGTTACCGCGAAAAAGCAAAATACTACCGCGGTATTATCAACAACTTCTCTCGCCTACGAAAAGAGCAACAAGAGCAACTTAATCAATATCAAGCGCCGGTCATTGAAAACTTAGCTGAGCTAAACTCGAATCAATTAAATGAACAACTCACTATTTGGCAGGCTAAGCTCAGCAATACCAATAGCCAAATTGACGAGCTAAAACAGCGCCAATACCGTATCGATTTAGACGTAAGCGAAAACCACCAGCGCAGTGGACCGCTGCGCGAGCAGTTAAACACCGTTCGCGCGAAGCTAGAGCAGCTTGAGTTTGGCGTGCTTAACGAAGTGGAAGAAGCCGAGCGAGTTCGCGCTCAAGTTAACGAAGCCAGCCTAACTGCCCAGTTGGCGATGCTGGAACTCGCTGCGCAAAGTGCCAACCACCGAAACGAGCTGCTGCAGCTTGAAATAAGCTTGCTACAACGCACTCAGTTGGCAGAAAAGCGGATTGTAGAAAGTGTTAAAAATCGCTTGTCACTAGAGCATCGCGCAGAAGCTCAACGGCTATCTGATCAGCTAGCTTTTGCCGCTCCCGAGTTACTTAATGACCCGATAGTGAAAAACTTAGTAGAACAGAATCAGTTACTACAAACAGAGCTATCAGCCTTATTTGAACAAAGTGAAGAGATTGCCGACCTACAGGAGGAAGTAAACGACGAGCTTGAACACATCAAACTCACCTTCGCTAATTTTAAAGAACAAGTATCCTGGTTAAAGGTCACTCGCTCCTATGGTGAATACCTACGAGAACAGATCTCTAGTTTGCCAAAATTCAAAGCAGTTGCGCCAATAGAGCAACAGATTATTGAAGTGCGGATCAGTAAACATCGTCACCAAAATCTACTTTATACCCAACGTAATCAAAGCCAAAGAAAGGCTCAGCGCGAGTTCATCGCCACCTTAAACGAAGAACAAGCCAGAATATTTAACAAGCATTTGAAGCTTAACCAGCAGCTTTCAGACAAATACTTACTGGAGTTAGACGCAAGACTATTTGAGTTAGCTCGACTTAAACTGGATTACTCAAAACTAAACAGTCAACTGAACACCATTAACCAAGAAGCCAACCAAGAGCTATTTTGGACGGCCGATGTAAAAGCCATCGATTTAAGCTTTTTCAGTGATATTCGTTACTCTTTGATATGGTTATTTAGCGCTCAGCAATACTCACAACTCAGCGATGCCATCGCCAAACTGTCTTGGCTATGGTTAGGCTGGTTATTGCTAGTGGCAGCCAGTGTTGCTTACATCTACTATTTAAAAAAGCATTGGCTTAAAGGCTACCTGCAGCGCATCGATTCAAAAACCGGCAACATTACCCGCGACAAATTTAGCTATACCCTTGCCAATTTGTTAGTCAGCGCGGTATTTGCTACTCCCGTGGCGCTATTTATTGGCAGTGTGGGTTTTGCCCTGATGTATGAATGGGAGTCTTCCTTCGCTCGCGACTTGGGAGATGCCCTATTTAACGTTGCCATCGTGTTATGGCTATTTCATTTGTTACAACAGTTTTGCCAAAAAAATGGCCTGCTAAATACGCATTTCAAATGGCCTTTGGTAAACATCAGCCAAGCAATTACCTTAATCCGCCGCGTGGTTTACGTAAGCTTGCCCTTAGTATTCATCCTTAATCTGTGCATATTACAAACCAGTCAGCCGGCCTATAGTGGCTTGGCACGTTTGGCCTTTATTGCATTGTTATTGTGGGTAGCTTACGGCTTTCACAGTATTTATCGCATAGAGCTTCCGGTGAACTATCACTTAGACATTTTTAAAGCGCCACAATTAGCGAAAAAGCTGATTTGGGGCGCCGCCATTAGCATCCCCTTAATGGCAGCACTCGCCTCTGCAGCAGGCTTTTTTGCCACCGCATTTACGGTTTATTGGCAGGTAGTGCTTAGCTTCATCATCGCTGCGGTTTTCTTATTGGGCTATTTGCTTATTCACCGTTGGATGCTACTACAACGCCGCCGAATTGCTTTTGACCGAGCAAAAGTGCGCCGCGCTGAAATGATTGCTCAACGCCAATCTGAAGAAGACGACTCTTCTAGCTCAAATGAGGGAGTGATTGATTCAATCGAGGAACCCGTCATCGACCTCGACACCATTAGCGCCCAGTCTTTGGGCCTATTGCGTGCTGCCTTGGTACTGTCTCTAGTATTAGTTCTGCTTTTGAGTTGGTCGGAAATGACCAGTGCGTTTTCGTTTCTAGACAACATCACATTGTGGGAAAGCAGCTCTAGCCGCGCCGGTGTAGCCACGGTAGACGCCATTACCCTGCGCTCTTTAGGCTCTGCCCTATTGGTATTCTTTTTTGCAGTAGTGCTTATCCGCAACTTACCTGGTTTGTTAGAACTGATGGTCTTGCAGCATTTATCACTTAACCCCGGCACCGGCTTTGCCATCACCACCATGATTAATTACATGGTAATACTGTTTAGTATTTTCAGCGGTTTTGGTTTGTTGGGCATCGAGTGGTCGAAACTGCAGTGGTTGGTTGCTGCACTTACCGTAGGTTTAGGTTTTGGTCTGCAAGAGATTTTTGCTAACTTTATTTCAGGCTTAATTATTCTGTTTGAAAAACCAATTCGCATTGGCGATACCGTGACAATTCGCGAACTTACCGGCACGATTTCTAACATTGAAACTCGCGCTACCACTATTGTCGATTGGGATCGCAAAGAAATAATCGTACCTAACAAGGCCTTTATCACGGAACAATTTATTAACTGGTCGCTCACCGATCCTATCACCCGTGTGGTGCTAATGGTGCAAGTTAAACAAGGCTCTGATAACCAGCTAGTGAACAAACTATTGCAAGAAGCGGTAGATGCTAACAGCTTGGTACTAGCCAACCCCGCACCAGAAATATACTTTACCGAATACACCAACAACGGAATGAAATTTGAAATGCGTGTTCACGTGAGTGAAATGCGCTACCGCTTACCGATGACCCATGAACTGTACACTTTGATCAATGACAAGTTTAAGGCGAATAACATAGAGATAGCCTACCCACAATTAGATATATCTCTCAATCCCTGA
- the asd gene encoding archaetidylserine decarboxylase (Phosphatidylserine decarboxylase is synthesized as a single chain precursor. Generation of the pyruvoyl active site from a Ser is coupled to cleavage of a Gly-Ser bond between the larger (beta) and smaller (alpha chains). It is an integral membrane protein.): MLDKIKVAAQYCFPQHGLSRLVGKLAQAEAGKLSHWIIKKFINHYQVDMNDAVHSEANAYPSFNAFFTRPLKPGTRPIVEGDNKLAHPVDGAVSQLGPIQHGQLIQAKGHDYSARELLGGDKALAEEFSDGDFATIYLAPKDYHRIHMPCKGKLRKMVYVPGQLFSVNPLTAANVPNLFARNERVVAIFDTEFGPMAVVLVGATIVASIETIWSGTVTPPGGKQVFTWDYQDQDISLDKGAEMGRFKLGSTVVMLFAKDAIEFEQSLAPTVATVMGTHFATKAE, translated from the coding sequence GTGTTAGACAAAATTAAAGTTGCCGCCCAGTACTGCTTCCCTCAACACGGTTTATCCCGTTTAGTGGGTAAGCTTGCTCAAGCTGAAGCAGGAAAGTTGAGTCATTGGATCATTAAAAAATTCATAAACCACTATCAAGTAGATATGAACGACGCGGTTCACAGCGAAGCCAATGCTTACCCAAGCTTCAATGCGTTTTTTACTCGCCCGTTAAAGCCTGGCACTCGCCCTATTGTTGAAGGCGACAACAAGCTTGCTCACCCGGTGGATGGCGCAGTAAGCCAACTTGGTCCCATCCAGCATGGTCAGTTAATTCAAGCCAAAGGTCATGACTACAGCGCCCGTGAACTACTTGGTGGAGATAAAGCCTTAGCAGAAGAATTTAGCGACGGCGACTTCGCAACCATCTATCTAGCTCCCAAAGACTACCACCGCATTCACATGCCTTGTAAAGGCAAATTGCGCAAAATGGTCTACGTACCAGGGCAACTTTTCTCGGTTAACCCTCTCACTGCTGCTAATGTGCCGAATCTGTTTGCCCGCAATGAGCGTGTAGTTGCCATTTTTGATACTGAGTTCGGCCCAATGGCCGTGGTATTAGTAGGTGCAACCATTGTTGCTAGCATAGAAACTATTTGGTCTGGCACCGTAACGCCGCCGGGCGGAAAACAAGTATTCACTTGGGATTATCAAGACCAAGACATTAGCCTAGATAAAGGCGCCGAAATGGGCCGCTTTAAACTAGGCTCCACCGTGGTGATGCTATTTGCCAAAGACGCCATAGAGTTTGAACAATCACTAGCGCCAACAGTTGCCACCGTAATGGGGACTCACTTTGCAACTAAAGCTGAATAG
- the rsgA gene encoding small ribosomal subunit biogenesis GTPase RsgA has product MTKRKKLSQGQLRRVRSNQEKRLKKQDSHQWLDDQLGPQQEGTIISRFGQHADVEANNGEIFRCNMRRSVGSLVTGDEVVWRAGNEEQSGIRGVIEACHERRSVLTRPDFYDGIKAIAANIDQVVIVSAVLPEFSTSIVDRYLVAVEDVDLEPIILLNKVDLLDAEQRKIIEEQLKNYQQLGYKVIYASTKQAEGLDDLSQQLSNKTSIFVGQSGVGKSSLVNSLLPEQSIDTKEVSEVSGLGQHTTTTARLYHLVCGGRLIDSPGVREFQLWHLEKDRVAWGFIEFRPWLNQCRFRDCKHQGDPGCAMQEAIDSGKILQQRFDSYQRILETMENNKPSRVIPGKK; this is encoded by the coding sequence GTGACAAAGAGAAAGAAACTGAGCCAAGGTCAGCTTCGCCGTGTGCGCAGCAACCAAGAAAAGCGCTTAAAAAAACAAGATAGCCACCAATGGTTAGATGACCAATTAGGTCCTCAACAAGAGGGAACTATCATTAGCCGCTTCGGCCAACATGCCGATGTGGAAGCTAACAATGGAGAAATATTCCGTTGTAATATGCGCCGTTCAGTAGGCTCTTTAGTCACTGGAGATGAAGTTGTATGGCGAGCCGGCAACGAAGAACAGTCCGGTATTCGAGGGGTTATTGAAGCCTGCCACGAACGCCGTTCTGTGCTTACCCGCCCTGATTTTTACGACGGTATTAAAGCCATTGCCGCCAACATCGACCAAGTAGTGATAGTTTCTGCAGTATTACCCGAATTCTCCACCAGCATTGTAGATCGCTACCTAGTTGCCGTTGAAGATGTAGATCTTGAACCCATTATCCTGCTGAACAAAGTTGATCTGCTTGATGCCGAGCAACGCAAAATAATTGAAGAGCAACTCAAAAATTACCAGCAGCTTGGCTACAAAGTTATTTACGCTAGCACCAAACAAGCTGAAGGGCTTGATGATTTAAGCCAACAATTAAGCAATAAAACCAGTATTTTTGTTGGCCAATCAGGCGTAGGCAAAAGCTCGCTGGTAAATAGTCTTCTGCCAGAGCAAAGCATCGATACCAAAGAAGTATCTGAAGTATCTGGCCTAGGCCAGCACACTACCACTACCGCTCGTTTGTATCACTTAGTATGTGGCGGCCGCTTAATCGACTCCCCCGGAGTACGTGAATTTCAACTTTGGCATCTTGAAAAAGACCGAGTAGCTTGGGGCTTTATCGAATTTCGCCCTTGGTTAAATCAATGCCGTTTTCGTGATTGCAAGCACCAAGGAGACCCTGGTTGTGCGATGCAAGAAGCGATAGACTCAGGCAAAATTTTGCAACAGCGTTTCGACAGCTACCAGCGTATTCTCGAAACGATGGAAAATAACAAACCTTCTCGGGTTATTCCCGGAAAGAAATAA